Below is a window of Quercus robur chromosome 6, dhQueRobu3.1, whole genome shotgun sequence DNA.
TCACACaatatgcattcattatataacttaaaagtaaaatattcatttattttttattgtttattttattatttaattttaaggaaattaataaaaaaaaaattatttacatttgaattttaattaagccgtgcatcgcacgggcataatactagtactatataataaaagttgggcatAGAAGCTGTAGTTGCGCCAAGTGACTGCactaaattgcagaaatttttttagaattttaaaaaaattaatatatatttttttgtacttatcttcttctcctataatttctaaattgataaaaatcttaatttttttacaatccaaactcttcttttaatccttttattattataatttataagttgataagaaattttaatttgattacatttcaaattcttcatctaatcctttttttttttatttaaattatattactacatgtaaaaaaaataaaaaaataaacgcTCTCAAAGTGATAGAGAAAACAAACAGGTTTATCCTTTAttgtttttctaaatttatatcttaatttataatttgtgttaatttcataattttaaattatgaataattttgattatattctttatattgaATGTAAATTATCGTTTataggtttttggttgtgttatatTCTTccgaaaaaaaagaagaaataaaataaaataaaagagtttatataaatttggcaAAAGAGCTAAATAGATAAGGCTAAGAAATgtttactaataataattttattagtaacttttttttaacatgatttaaaaaaaaaatgaatagagagATAATTTATTAACGTGATTTAAACTcttctaaaacttttttaataggttggtttaaaaaaattgcaaagtaattttctaattattaactaCCATGCGCTAACTTCTAACTACCAAAACCCACAATTGAAATACTAATCCGTATGAGTCTATGATATACCATTTCCAAAGATTAAAATCTTAGCTATTATATATTAACgctaacttatatatatatatatatatatatatatatatatatatataaaagacgGGTTTTCTACCTCCTTGCAAAACAAATGGACTATAACAAGAATTAGCTAGACAGGGATAAGACTACACCACCTCTTTTCtataatatatgttaaattcagatcatttttcatgcatattcacACGCTACACAAAagaattataataagaattaacTAGATAAAGGTAAGACTACACCActtcttttctacaataaatattaaatttagataatttttcatggatatacacacacatgtagcaTGCAACGCACAAGACTTAAACTTTAAGTTTAAACTATGGTGAAACTCACTTGAGTTTCAATgccttcttccatgctttcaaggacaaaaaataaattctcatgtgagtctctctctacttcaaatttttaaatgtctaataatttagattgttcttaattattgaattgaagTTTCacttaaacattatttcaattattgtttcgaatagtttttaattattaaattcaagggttttccatttaaatatatatgattaattgagccttaaaattcaatgtattattgaaaatcattatacatatatatatatatatatattaggtatctctaccatcttccattcaattatatatatatatatatatgcatattatGATACCTTAGTTTCACACaacatgcattcattatataacttaaaagtaaaatattcatttatttttattatttattttaagtaaattaataaaaataataatttttctagaCAGGGATAAGACTACACCAtctcttttctacaatatatgttaaattcaaatcatttttcatgcatattcacAAGCTACCCGaaggaattataataagaattagTTAGATAGAAGCAAGATTACATcacctcttttctacaatatatgttaaattcagatcatttttcatgcatattcacATGCTACACAAaggaattataataaaaattaactagACAGAGGTAAGACTATACCACCTATTttctacaataaatattaaatttagatcatttttcatgcatatacacacaTGTAGCATGCAGCGCACAAGACTTAAActttaagtttaaacttaaaCTTGGTAGGGTGAAACTCACTCGAGTTTCAGTGCTTTCTTCCATGCttttaaggacaaaaattaaattctcatgtgagtctctctctacttcaaatttttaaatgtttaataatttagattgttcttaattattaaattgaggtttcacttaaacattatttcaattattgttttgaatagtttgtaattattaaattcaaaggttttccatttaaatatatgtgattaattgagccttaaagttcaatgtattattgaaaatcattatatatatatatatatgtatatgtatatatatatattaggtacatttaccatcttccattcaattatatatatatatatatatatatatgcatattatGATACCTTGGTTTCACACAACATGCATTCATTatgtaacttaaaagtaaaatattcatttatttttattatttattttaagtaaattaataaaaataataatttttctagaCAAGGATAAGACTACACCACAtcttttctacaatatatgttaaatttagataatttttcatgcatattcacACGCTGCACGaagaaattataataagaattagcTAGATAGAGGTAAGACTACACTATCTCTTTTCtataatatatgttaaattcagATAATTTTTCATGTATATTCGCACGCTACACAaaggaattataataagaattaacTAGACAGGGGTAAGACTAAGccacctcttttctacaataaatattaaatttagatcatttttcatgcatatacacacaTGTAGCATGCAACGCACAAGACTTAAGctttaagtttaaacttaaaCTTGGTAGGGTGAAACTTACTCGAGTTTCAGTGCCTTCTTCTATgctttcaaggacaaaaattaaattctcatgtgagtctctctctacttcaaatttttaaatgtttaataatttagattgttcttaattattgaattgaggtttcacttaaacattatttcaattattgttttgaatattttttaattattaaattcaagggttttccatttaaatatatgtgattaattgagccttaaagttcaatgtattattgaaaatcattttatatatatatatatatatatctatatatatattaggtacctctaccatcttccattcaattatatatatatatatatgtgtgtgtgtgtgtgtgcatattATGATACCTTAGTTTCACACAACATGCATTCATTatgtaacttaaaagtaaaatattcatttattttattatttattttaagtaaattaataaaaaaaataaattttctagaCATGGATAAGACTACaccacctcttttctacaatatatgttaacttcaaatcatttttcatgcatattcacACGCTACACGAAagaattataataagaattagcTAGATAGAGGTAAGACTACACTATCTCTTTTCtataatatatgttaaattcagatcatttttcatgcttatTCGCACGCTACACAAAtgaattataataagaattaacTAGACAGGGGTAAGACTACGccacctcttttctacaataaatattaaatttagataatttttcatgcatatacacacacatgtagcaTGCAACGCACAAGacttaaacttaaacttaaacttgGTAGGGTGAAACTCACTCGAGTTTTGGTGCCTTGTTCCATGCttttaaggacaaaaattaaattctcatgtgaGTCTCTCTAcactttgaatttttaaatgtttaataatttagattgttcttaattattgaattgaggttccacttaaacattatttcaattattgtttcggatagtttttaattattaaattcaagagttttccatttaaatatatgtgattaattgAGCCTTAAAGTTAAATGTATTATTGTACCTCtaccatcttccattcaattatatatatatatatatatatatgcatattataATACCTTAATTTCACACAACATGCATTCAATatgtaacttaaaagtaaaatattcatttattttaagtaaattaataaaaaaattatttacatataaattttgattaaaccATGTATCGCACGGATATAATGCTAGttacatatattttcacacttttttactcacacatatttttaaaaaatacaaataatatttttagaataacATCACCGAACACTCCTAAACAAGGATTGTGGCTAAATTTCAAGTATTCTTGCTTTTGAAAATACTTGAGTGGTGCGTGTGGCAGAGAGTTACTCAGCCACACGTCCCACCTAATcttctactttatttttttttaattaagggtAATGACATTAAACCATCAATTTGACAAAGCTTGACCTCACTTCTTTTGCATGTGAGTGTGAGGTTTTATAGGTATTTtgctttaatatttttttttttcttttggttttttttttttttggactcaCGTGATGCCAATTCCCTTATTTTTAGGTAATGTGTTGCAAGTGCAACCAACCATTTCTATTCCCACGTTACTTTCCTtccatctttttattattatttttatttattttattttatttatttatttatttgaaataaggCAAACCTTCCATCTTTGATTGTGGTGGTACGTGTGGCCAGAGACATTTTATTTAACCACACGTCCCACCCTTTAACatcttgtcatttttgttaAGAGGACATATATTTTTTACCCCGACaaatttgtccaaaacttttattattattattttgataaattttgctTGGCAATTTTTAAGTAACCAATTTTTTATGTTgaaaatttcatatttcaacaaatataaaatactcCGTGGAAGAAAACCAAGCCATAGTTTTTtaccttagagcattcacatcccgAATTCTTATCCTATCCTATTTTATCATcccaaaaagttactttatcaattatatcatactattttataatatccccagcatcccaaaactctattattttaccattttattaaaatattatttttaatcgtCTTGGAGTAGTAAggcaaacataaaaaacattttttattcgtcctctctcatttttttattccttcctctctctctctctctctctctctctctctctctcttctttgttaTCTGGGTTTGATTGTGCTCCAGTTCGTGCGTCTGTGAGATCGTGGGTCGTGGATCGTGAATTCATGATATGGGTTCGTGGGTCTGTGCTCCAATTGTGATATGGGTTTTTGTTGGTTGTGCTATAGTGAGTTTTTGTTGGTTATAGGGGTTAGATTTGTGGGTTTGGTCGTGCTCGATGGCGTTACCGTCGGTTTGGCCGTGGGTTGCGGGTATCACTGTCGGTTTGGCAGTGGGTGTCACCGTTGGTGTGGCCATGGGCCATGGGCCATGGGTCGTGGTTATGGTGCTGGGttttttttgcttgggttgCTGGGTAGCAATGGTGGTTCGATGTCTGGCTACAATGGTGGTTCAGTGGTTGGTTGTGCTTGTGTCGTGGGTTGTTGTCTAATCTGTGGTGCTGGGTTGGTTGTGCTGTGGGTTGCGGTCTGATCTGTGGGTTCAGTGTTGGGTTTATGAGATGAGTAAATCGGCAAAGGGATTTGGAGATGGGTGAGGGTGAATTGGTAGAGAcattcaaagagagagagaggcttggTGAGAGGCTTCAGCgatggcgagagagagagagatgagactgtgtgaatgagagagaagagagaggcttggtgaagcttcaacaatggagagagagagatgagagacatgtgaatgagagagaaaacatgatatttagaataaaatattaatattttcttttacaattgaGATATAGTGCAATTCTACATTTAGAATCGCACTGTAGGacaattgcaattttttttataatagttgGCTTTTACAAGTCCGGATGGTGTGGGGGTTTTGGACTTTTATACTAAATTTTCCTTACATATGACATATGCCATTCTCAATGTGAATGCTTTATTCTTTTTGCGGCAATATATATGGAGTATATTTTAAACATATGACCTCTTTGCCTTGGAGTATATTTTAAACATATGACCTCCTTACACCATGATTAGACTTCAAGGCAAGGAGGTCATATGCTTAAAATATACTCCATATATATTTCCACTCGATCACGTAGCAAAATGGTATTCTTATACTTGCTAGCCCACTCTTATTCAGCCAGCCAATCTTCCCATAATGACTTTCTCTGTAATCAGATCAAGCAGAAGCCTAGTTAGGCCATCTGAAAAGACACCAGAAGGCACACTACTTGATCTATCAATCATTGATAGACTACCAGTTCTAAGATGCAATACTCGAACGTTACACGTGTTTAGGCATGGCCCTGAGGCAGCACGAGTTATAAGAGAAGCTTTGTCCAAGGCTTTGGTTCCTTACTACCCTCTTGCTGGAAAGTTGAAAGAGTCAAACCAAGGTCAGCTCCAAATTGAATGCTCTGGAGAAGGAGTGTGGTTTGTTGAGGCGTTTGCTGATTGTACCCTTTATGGAGTCAATTACTTGGACGATGATATTGTATCCATCCCATATGATGAGCTTCTACCTGATCATATCCCAGAGAATGAAGGCATAGACCCACTTGTGCAATTTCAGGTAAATATTCCCATAAGTTATAACCAATTCATTTTATTCGAATTATCTTCAAAATTAAGTTCGAAAGAAACTCTAGTCCTAGTATTTGCTAAACTCAATGTTGATTAGCTAAACATGAAACAAACTGCTAGCTAGAACCACAAGAAAAGTAGCTAGAAAGGCGCTAATTAACGACACTAATATGCTTATTTGATACAAGGGATGTGGGCTAAGTCAactaattcaaaattcaaaattcaaaaaaaaaaaaggataaagctAAGTGgactaaataaatttttttgtttttagtccaATGGATAAAACTTCTATTcagtgtttttatattttgtatatgatACAAATTGATACGTGATTATTTTAAGACATATGTCGTGTTCAAGAACACTGAATACAAGTCAAGCTCTAGAATAATTCCACAGTCCGATATGTTGacaattttaagcaaaaatgCATTTTCAGGTAACACAATTTGCATGTGGTGGTTTCGTGATAGGCCTCAAATTCTGCCATAGCATATGTGATGGCCTAGGGGCTGCACAATTTCTAAATGCGATTGGCGAGGTGGCTAGAGGTGCTGAGCATCTAAGCACTGCACCAGTGTGGCAAAGGGATTTTTTTCCACCACCACCTGAACAAGCAAAGGTCACTCCATTACCAAACCTACCACCACCAATGCCCAACTATACACTCAACCATGCAAATGTAGACATAACGCTAGATCACATCAACCAGCTCAAGCAAGAATTTCGTCAATCAACTGGACACACTTGCTCTTCTTTCGAAGTTGTAGCTGCCAAATTTTGGAGCCGtcgaacacaagctataaacttTAAGCAAGATACTGAACTGAAGCTTGTGTTCTTTGCAAATTGCCGCCAGCTCTTGAACCCTCCCTTGCCAAAAGGTTTCTATGGCAACTGCTTCTTCCCAGTGACAATCACAGCTTCAAGTGAGTCACTCACACAGGCATCAATTTCTGATGTTGTGAAGCTGATCCAAGAAGCAAGGGCTAAGCTCCCAACTGAGTTTGACAAGTACATGAAGGGTGAGTCTATCAAAGATGGTGAAGACCCAATGGCACCACCACTTGCTTACACCACACTATTCATATCAGAGTGGGGCAGACTGGGATTCAACCAAGTAGACTACGGGTGGGGCCCGCCAGTCCACATTGTTCCAATCCAAGGCTCAATCAGCGCACCAGTTGGTATTATGGGGTCCTTGCCTTTGCCAATGAAAGGTGCTCGATTGATGACATGGTGTGTGGAGGAGGCTCATCGCCAACCTTTCCTCAATCAGATGACGACTTGACAATAACATGAATCTTCCCCCAAAAAGATCCAAAAGTATAATTTCAGTGGTTTAGATCATTTCAAAATCCTTGAACCACTTTGCTTCCTTTAGCTACATCAGGGTCCAGGGATAAATAAAACACGAAATCAAGGCATTTTGTGTAATAAATAATAAGCCTTGTTAGAGTTGGTGTGATGGCAAGAACTTTCCCCTAAACTAATATGCGGTAAATTTGAGTTCGAAAATCAGTCTcttttaaggggaaaaaaaagaaaaacttctaTGTATTCATAGTTATCTCAATTAACAGAAATTTGAAATACAATAATGCCAAAATGTGAAAATCCCTGATATTTGGGTTAGTTGCAAAGAAACTCCTATACAacacaattttgttttattggaCCTTTTTGTTCCTTCTGccaaaatttcattaaactaTAACCAATGAAATTTGGTCATGTATTATAAAAGATTCTTTTTTATGgaaacttaataaaaatttcaaataaaattaaaaaaaaaaaagaaagaaaaagaaacacaaattaAACCTGCTTggataataagaaaataaatgaaggaAAATTATCGGCAAGAGTAAAAGCCTACTTGCACTTAAAGTAATtaatacaatacaatacaatctttttttttttttttgagaatgaatacaatacaatcttcaATGAGAATATTTGCTCGATCTATCAATTATAGATATCGTAGTAATTGCTACACTATTTTTAAGGCTAAGGCTAAGACTAATCCCAAGGATAACAAGTAGAAATATTGAATGATTTGATCTTCGTGTGTGtcattcttctttgtttttcctttatataACCTTCAAGTTCCTGTCGTCATCCAAATTGTGTAGGAATTGTTTATAACACTCCAtttgagaagagagaagaaaaagaatagaaaaaaataaatttataatattcttttCATACCCTTATTTGAGTCTTAATTATTTGGGAAGTATAAGTGAGAGAAAATAACATGGATAGTAAGAAACActcattttcttaatttttccttaaaacctcaaatttttatttcccAAAATTGGAAGGAATCAAAAGGAATGAAAttacatttaataaaatttccacTAGAACTCCCCAAAATACTCATGCTCATTCAATcccttatttttattcttttattttctgttatAGTTAGTAGAATTTCATGAACATTGATTGTGAATTAATATTGCATATATAGTATtcaatagtgattttcaaaattatatgcATAATAGTAATGTAATGAGAAATTTGGCGTAAccaatattatgaaaattgtaagaaaaaactattttagtacctCCAAATGTCCTGATCGAACTAATATCCTATATGTTTTATGACCCAAGCTAATATCAATAGCATCACTATGACTCATCATGTCCGTGCATAGGCACGAGTTACACACTagtactaattaaaaaaaaaagatgctacattcataacatttttacaacaaatcacaggtggttagttgttactggttcaaatttgaacctaacactaagattacttttttacccaacaataacaatcagtaacaacctgccacttatgattgttgttaaaatgttgtgaaaatattgtggacatatcatttctcataaaagaatTATTTGCTCCCTAATCTGGGACAAAACGCATCAACACTATAGTCTTGAATCACAATAGGATCTTAAATCACAATATGTCATATCctacaaatattaaaatataaataatttttattatcttttagtAATCATTATGattatatttcaaaagaaacttGGTTCAAACCGTTTATGTTTGTTATgtttatacataataattattagtttttattctCATAATAATTatgcaaaaatgcaaaacttacCCTCTAAATTTCACCAAATTCATTTCAAActtctaattttacttttattcaattgaatcctttaagtttcaaaattgttCAATTAAGACCTTTTGCTGGCCTTCGTTAGGAATTTGTCATTAAGTGTtcatttctttaaatttataaattaaaaaatcctactaactaaataaattatttttaaacaaaaagaattagaacacaaacaataaaaacattaaaaaaaaattgtattaacaAATTCTACCAAAATGTGAAATGGATTTTTGGATGCACTCTATCAACAAAAACTTTCACAAATGCTACACCCATAGTGACAGCAATAGTGTCATCCATTTCTTTAGGGTTACTACTTTCCCTATGACTCTCAACATCTCAATGGCGTGGCATAAGTATTGTATCTCTGTGAAAAAGGAGTAATTGATGACAATTCTATCAACTATTTTTCTGATGATCCTTTTCTTATCTTTCATCGAATACTATTAGCATGCTCTCAATTAACCAAGTATCTTGAGTTGAAGAATCCATCTTTTTAAGTCCAAATAAAGGTTTTAAGTTAGTCTCCACCATATTTATCGCTAATTCTTTTGAAATAGTTTatatagcttctttttttttttttttttttttttattgatttaaaaaaaaaaattcacaactttttttttctttttttctttttttcttatccaTATTGGCTACTGCTACTCTTTTTTGTTGAAATGTGAACTAAATTTTTGAGATGAATTTAGAGGCatgaaatgaattttggtgaaacttagagggtgtggtttcatttttgtttaatatgtttattcttattttaataatcattATTGTGGGGGTATGAGGATCCAAAGCAGTAATAAAGTAGGCAAGGTTATTTCTGAGGAGGGGAATTTCGCCAGGAGTCTTCAGAGAAGATCTATTTTTCTAATAAAGGAGTTCGGGATGTTGCCGTTGATAAAAATACCAAGGACTCCTTATTAACGTTGGATGGTCGAGACTCAAGCATGCAGGAAGCATGGTGCAATCCCAAGGGAGACAAAGGTAACTTAGTATAAaacaaggaagagaagaaaaaggaaggacAAGGCAGCCAtcccctccacattaaatgcattacaacCACTTAGCttgccgcattaatgaagaaatGATCATGAACAGTGTCCTTCACAGCTTATATTCTGGTGTAAAAACCTTCAAGCAAGGTCTTGATAGGACAATCGTCAGGAGAGTTTAATCATAACCCTTCAAATGTAAGATCCAGATGCATTCTTGCTAAGTTATATAAAGCAAAGATGCACCCGGATCAAGGGAGAGGGATTTTTTGGtatgagaaaaagagaagaaagagaagaaccACCCCATTGTACCTTCTTCCTTGGACTGAACCCGAGGATAAACACTTAGTCAATTATCAAGTTACTTCCagttgaaaatataattatttttcgtGTAGTTCTTAGGCCTGATTGTCATCTTTTGTTATAGAATGGGTATTTAAAATTGACTTCGCATCCCAtctctaaaaaattaattgtgtgGGTAACGAGccagttttatttttcttcttgccacaattggcgtcgtctgtgggaaagtCTTCTAAAGTACCCTTCCAAATCTCGTAGCTATGGCTGGTCCTAGGCGTAGTGGATCATTGGAGTCTGTTGTTTCTTAGTGTAGAGATCATTTCGTTAATCTCAAACATAGGAGGGATAAAGATGTGGCTCAAACTCACAGCCAGGGAGCACCTTCCTTTCATTTTGAACGAACCGAGCAACATAAGGCGAGTAATAATTCATGTGATGAAGAAGTCCATAACTTAGAGCAGAAAGTGGAGCGGTTACATTGACGTCTTCGTCATCGAACTCGAATAAGGGAAGATAGAACCCCTTCTCCAGACCAATATTCGAGTACTGAAAGTGATGGAAGTTACTGACCTAGGAGTAGGACTCCACCAAGTGAATCGTTCATATCGTCATCTCCTTGTTCTTCGGGATGAGACCATTATTGTAAGAAGCCTAGAACACCACCAAAGAGAGGCTAGGGGCATGACGCTATGGGAAAAGCTCTCCTTCAAATTTCTCGTTCTCCGTTTTCTCGACATATTGAGCAAGCCGAGCTCCCTCGTTGCTTTAACCAGCCTACTTTCACCATCTATAATGGTAAAACCAATCCAATCGAGCACGTGAGCCATTTTAACTAGAGGATGACCACTCACTCAAAAAATAAGGCCTTAATGTGTAAGGTCTTCCCTTCAAGCCTTGGACCGGTTGCTATAAGGTGGTTTGACTACCTTGAAGAAGGATCAGTACATTCCTATGAGGAGCTAACTAGGGCCTTTGGGGTGAGATTTATGACTTGTAGCCGAGTCCCTAGACCCTTATATTCTTTACTCTCGATGTCTATGAGAGAAGGGGAGACTTCGAAAAATTATTCTGATAGATATTGGGCGATCTATAATGAAATTGATGGGGATTTTAAGGACATCGTCGTACGAACCTTCAAAGTGGGTCTTCCTACACATTCCAACCTGTAGAAATCACTTACCATGAAAGTGCCTCGGGGCATGCATTAACTCATGGACTGGATTGAGGAGCATAAAAGGGTCGAGGACAATCAGAGCTCTAGCAAGGGTAAAGCTAAGGCTTTTGTACTTGACCGAAGGGATAGCTTGATAGGCTAATTTGCGCCTTCACAGCCAAGGAGGGAGTTTTATAATCAAACATCCCATACCGTTGTCGGCCCTTAAAAGGTGAACTCGGTGTTTAAGGAGCCGATATATCATGTGTTAGAGAAAATTAAGCGCGAACCCTAtttcaaatggccaaataagatgggTGGAGatccaaataaaagaaatcagAATCTGTATTGTCATTACCATTAGGACCGAGGTCATATAACCGAGGAATATAGAACCTTGCAAGCTTTTCTTGATCAGTTGATTAAAGCCAGTAAGTTGAAGAAATTTTTGCAGCAGTCAGCTAGTTAGGGAAATCGGCTTGTGACAGGACCACAAAAAAATGGGGCACCTCAGTCATCTCTAGGaacaataaatgtcattttgGCAACCCTGAGAAGAGAATCTCACCTAGTTAGCAGACTAATGTAAGTATCACCACAAATGGCAGGATCTGAAGAGGAGGCACCATGTAAGAAGGCCAGAGTTTCGGAGCAACCTATCATAGGATTTACTGAGGAAGACAAGTTGGTAATGATTCAGCC
It encodes the following:
- the LOC126689079 gene encoding acyl transferase 4-like, with translation MTFSVIRSSRSLVRPSEKTPEGTLLDLSIIDRLPVLRCNTRTLHVFRHGPEAARVIREALSKALVPYYPLAGKLKESNQGQLQIECSGEGVWFVEAFADCTLYGVNYLDDDIVSIPYDELLPDHIPENEGIDPLVQFQVTQFACGGFVIGLKFCHSICDGLGAAQFLNAIGEVARGAEHLSTAPVWQRDFFPPPPEQAKVTPLPNLPPPMPNYTLNHANVDITLDHINQLKQEFRQSTGHTCSSFEVVAAKFWSRRTQAINFKQDTELKLVFFANCRQLLNPPLPKGFYGNCFFPVTITASSESLTQASISDVVKLIQEARAKLPTEFDKYMKGESIKDGEDPMAPPLAYTTLFISEWGRLGFNQVDYGWGPPVHIVPIQGSISAPVGIMGSLPLPMKGARLMTWCVEEAHRQPFLNQMTT